In Paracoccus aminophilus JCM 7686, a single window of DNA contains:
- a CDS encoding SAM-dependent methyltransferase, protein MAESVPGDLRPHEIAVNAPPRSDADLWFIGSIHTPWVDRKTSPKKGDAKDGPVCEIRLDPLWRGALLGLEGKSQLQILYWMHQARRDVVQQNPDFGDRGIGTFALRSPLRPNPIASSVVTLERIEGTSLFVRGLDCIDGTPLVDIKPIFCYDEQPERHPA, encoded by the coding sequence ATGGCTGAATCGGTTCCGGGCGATCTGCGCCCGCATGAAATCGCGGTCAACGCACCCCCTCGCTCGGATGCCGATCTCTGGTTCATCGGGTCGATCCATACACCATGGGTCGACCGCAAGACCTCCCCCAAGAAGGGCGACGCCAAGGACGGGCCGGTTTGCGAAATCCGGCTCGATCCTCTGTGGCGCGGGGCTCTGCTGGGGCTTGAAGGCAAAAGCCAGCTTCAGATCCTTTACTGGATGCATCAGGCGCGACGCGATGTCGTGCAGCAAAATCCCGATTTCGGAGATCGCGGCATCGGCACATTCGCCCTGCGCTCGCCGCTGCGCCCCAATCCGATCGCCTCATCCGTGGTGACGCTCGAGCGGATCGAGGGCACCAGCCTTTTCGTGCGCGGCCTTGACTGTATCGACGGCACCCCGCTCGTCGATATCAAGCCGATTTTCTGCTATGATGAACAGCCTGAAAGACACCCTGCCTGA
- a CDS encoding TOBE domain-containing protein gives MKISARNVLAGTVVEIVTGAVTSHVRLDVGGTIVTASITNEAVADLGLKVGAKASAIVKASDVMVGVDG, from the coding sequence ATGAAAATCAGCGCCAGAAACGTGCTTGCGGGCACGGTGGTCGAGATCGTCACGGGGGCTGTCACCAGCCATGTCCGTCTCGATGTCGGCGGCACGATCGTCACCGCATCCATCACCAATGAAGCGGTTGCCGATCTCGGGCTGAAAGTCGGCGCGAAAGCCAGCGCCATCGTCAAGGCCTCTGACGTGATGGTCGGTGTCGATGGCTGA
- a CDS encoding DUF982 domain-containing protein encodes MIELNWGKPLAFDTAQSGTSYTISTIEQAQYWLEEKWPTADLPRDAGVLRDKALCAVEDAMACLIPVEEARIAFSKAAQHAGFCNLRLASR; translated from the coding sequence ATGATAGAACTCAATTGGGGAAAACCCCTCGCATTCGATACCGCCCAAAGCGGCACTTCTTATACCATCTCTACGATTGAACAGGCGCAATATTGGCTTGAGGAAAAATGGCCGACGGCCGATTTGCCTCGCGATGCCGGTGTGCTCCGCGACAAAGCGCTATGCGCCGTCGAAGACGCCATGGCCTGTCTGATCCCGGTCGAAGAGGCCCGGATCGCCTTCTCCAAAGCCGCGCAACATGCAGGTTTCTGCAATCTGCGGCTTGCCTCGCGCTGA
- a CDS encoding cold-shock protein — protein MATGTVKWFNATKGFGFIAPDNGGQDVFVHISAVERAGLRGLADNQKISFELEKGRDGRASASNLELL, from the coding sequence ATGGCAACTGGCACCGTGAAATGGTTCAACGCCACCAAAGGTTTCGGCTTCATCGCCCCCGACAATGGCGGCCAGGACGTGTTCGTTCATATCTCGGCTGTTGAGCGCGCTGGTCTTCGTGGCCTCGCCGACAACCAGAAAATCTCGTTCGAGCTCGAAAAAGGCCGCGACGGCCGCGCTTCGGCTTCGAACCTCGAGCTTCTCTGA
- a CDS encoding non-ribosomal peptide synthetase, with protein sequence MTPTSHGQAALYHLHLLEPDGSAYNTAFALEIAEAIDLSAMQKAADSLLARHSALRAGYALRGGKIVQVIRDAARCPVVVDRLGPMSDAALSHRLSALLAQPFEVTRGSPVRLHLIELEPDHWVLMFGVHHVAIDARSLMVALDQLLQDYRWQVRGGPEPRLPASDYGDYVAWEARQLAEKRDLWASQWAGSAEVALPPPQFHADETELSQRPDLTGLGVAQHRIAAEECAEIEAFCRQISISPAALFLGAFGLVIGARAEEAGLNVAVLTDAVMAAGGALPLHLVGYAVNPVLVAIMPKEIGASAWLQDVHLRLNQSLTRQAYPFSLLVQQLPAGARSASLPIVGAAFNFLRVPGRAPLAGLLDGSDEGWTSLYDMSLRSVFVPQQQSQFEFSMDCIRHSGGLDLSLRCPPERYGQATIEEVLDGVISTVRQLLDSAQPLLALDHRGRTERGPIAGPALAETALLAVGSPQSAHPLNLFDRIDAHLAHQSPTIAVADAQGEMSRAELLARSQEIAAELTRRGVQGIVGILVRRSRMILPAVLGVLRAGLAYVPIDPAYPEDRIRYMLKDSQASAIIYDESTQDHALLNDFSGLRLKVSDRFARGDVKLARPAPDDLAYLIYTSGSTGRPKGTMISHGAVSAFLWWCIQEFDESAFDTAIFSTSLCFDLSIFEMFYPLSVGKRIRVVESAIELRAILRHQELGRLLVNTVPSVVRELLSAEVDFAPVSVLNMAGEPIPQWVVEALAQQSADRRAAGAQEIEVRNLYGPSEDTTYSTCMRFGPGLWSNRLIGRAIAGTELHLLDAQLRPVPRGACGEICLTGQGLAQGYWQRPDLTEEKFVPCPFLPGQRMYRTGDIGRARLDGLIEFHGRRDAQVKLRGYRIELGEIETALLRQPSVREAAVSVFEFGETQVLAAHVVADPFDEHALRAALAERLPHFMVPERFVALEALPLTPNGKIDRKELRLERRVLHAGTEDLSLAETRLMAVWAGVLGRAAIDVEQGFFEAGGNSLALISLQAALEKELGITVQIAELYEVPTIRHQARKFFPDPSPSQSPPEPEASDPEPALPDRHLRQAHFMDQRKKRQARR encoded by the coding sequence GTGACCCCCACATCCCACGGTCAGGCCGCGCTCTATCACCTCCATCTTCTTGAACCGGATGGCAGCGCCTATAACACGGCTTTTGCGTTGGAGATCGCGGAAGCAATCGACCTGTCTGCGATGCAGAAAGCGGCGGATAGCTTGCTGGCTCGGCATTCGGCATTGCGGGCCGGCTATGCATTGCGCGGCGGCAAGATCGTTCAGGTCATCCGCGACGCGGCGCGCTGTCCGGTCGTCGTCGATCGGCTGGGTCCGATGTCGGATGCCGCGCTTTCTCACCGCTTGAGCGCGCTCTTGGCGCAGCCCTTCGAGGTCACGAGAGGCAGTCCCGTCCGTCTGCATCTGATCGAGCTTGAGCCCGATCATTGGGTCCTGATGTTTGGCGTTCACCATGTCGCCATTGATGCCCGCTCGCTCATGGTTGCGCTCGACCAATTGCTTCAGGACTATCGCTGGCAGGTGCGAGGGGGCCCAGAGCCCCGGTTGCCAGCGTCGGATTACGGCGACTATGTCGCTTGGGAGGCCCGGCAGTTGGCAGAGAAGCGCGATCTCTGGGCATCGCAATGGGCGGGCTCTGCCGAGGTCGCGCTGCCGCCGCCGCAATTCCATGCCGATGAGACCGAGCTCAGCCAGCGGCCCGACCTGACCGGATTGGGTGTCGCGCAGCATCGGATCGCCGCCGAGGAATGCGCCGAGATAGAGGCGTTTTGTCGTCAGATCAGCATTTCGCCAGCGGCGCTCTTTCTGGGGGCATTCGGCCTTGTGATCGGTGCCCGCGCCGAGGAGGCCGGGCTCAATGTCGCGGTCTTGACCGACGCGGTCATGGCCGCTGGCGGTGCGCTGCCCCTGCATCTTGTTGGCTATGCCGTGAATCCCGTGCTTGTCGCGATAATGCCGAAGGAGATCGGCGCTTCGGCATGGCTTCAGGACGTCCATCTTCGGCTGAACCAATCGCTCACCCGGCAGGCCTATCCGTTTTCGCTGTTGGTCCAGCAGCTTCCGGCTGGGGCGCGCTCCGCCAGTCTGCCCATTGTCGGTGCCGCCTTCAACTTCCTGCGCGTGCCGGGCCGCGCCCCGCTGGCCGGTCTGCTCGACGGCTCCGACGAGGGGTGGACCTCGCTTTACGACATGTCGTTGCGGTCGGTTTTCGTGCCTCAGCAGCAGTCGCAGTTCGAATTCAGCATGGATTGCATCCGGCATTCGGGCGGGCTTGATCTCAGCCTGCGCTGCCCGCCCGAGCGCTATGGTCAGGCGACGATCGAGGAGGTTCTGGACGGCGTCATCAGCACCGTCCGCCAGCTCCTGGACAGCGCCCAGCCGCTTTTGGCGCTCGATCACCGGGGCCGGACAGAGCGCGGTCCCATCGCGGGGCCCGCGCTTGCCGAGACGGCGCTTCTCGCGGTCGGCTCGCCGCAATCGGCCCATCCGCTGAACCTGTTTGATCGGATTGATGCCCATCTGGCTCATCAATCTCCGACCATCGCGGTGGCGGATGCACAGGGCGAGATGTCGCGCGCAGAACTGCTGGCGCGCAGTCAGGAAATTGCCGCCGAGCTGACCCGCCGCGGTGTGCAGGGGATCGTGGGGATTCTGGTCCGGCGCTCGCGAATGATCCTTCCCGCCGTGCTTGGGGTTTTGCGCGCGGGTCTGGCCTATGTGCCGATCGATCCGGCCTATCCCGAGGACCGGATCCGTTACATGTTGAAGGACAGTCAGGCCAGCGCCATCATCTATGATGAGAGCACGCAAGACCACGCTTTGCTGAATGATTTTAGCGGGTTGCGCCTGAAGGTCTCGGATCGCTTCGCCCGCGGTGACGTCAAGCTTGCCCGTCCCGCGCCGGACGATCTGGCCTATCTGATCTATACTTCGGGCTCGACCGGACGACCGAAGGGCACGATGATTTCTCATGGGGCGGTCAGTGCGTTTCTGTGGTGGTGCATTCAGGAATTTGACGAAAGCGCTTTCGATACTGCGATCTTTTCGACCTCGCTCTGCTTCGATCTGTCGATCTTTGAAATGTTCTACCCGCTGAGCGTCGGCAAAAGGATCCGGGTCGTCGAATCTGCGATCGAGCTGCGTGCCATTCTGCGCCATCAAGAGCTGGGCCGGCTTCTGGTCAATACCGTGCCTTCGGTGGTGCGGGAATTGTTGAGCGCCGAGGTCGATTTCGCGCCGGTTTCGGTCCTGAACATGGCCGGAGAGCCGATCCCGCAATGGGTGGTCGAGGCGCTGGCCCAACAGAGCGCCGACCGGCGCGCGGCGGGGGCGCAAGAGATCGAGGTGAGAAACCTTTACGGCCCCTCGGAGGACACAACCTATAGCACCTGCATGCGGTTTGGTCCGGGGCTATGGAGCAATCGGCTCATTGGGCGAGCGATTGCCGGAACCGAGCTTCATCTGCTGGATGCGCAATTGCGGCCGGTCCCGCGCGGGGCCTGTGGCGAGATCTGCCTGACCGGCCAAGGGCTGGCTCAGGGCTATTGGCAGCGTCCCGACCTGACAGAGGAAAAGTTCGTCCCCTGTCCCTTCCTGCCCGGTCAGCGCATGTATCGTACCGGAGATATCGGTCGCGCGCGTCTCGACGGGCTGATCGAATTCCACGGACGACGTGACGCTCAGGTCAAGCTGCGCGGCTATCGGATCGAGCTTGGGGAAATCGAGACCGCGCTGCTCAGGCAGCCCTCGGTGCGCGAAGCGGCCGTCAGCGTCTTCGAATTCGGCGAAACTCAGGTGCTTGCGGCACATGTCGTCGCCGATCCGTTCGACGAACATGCCCTGCGCGCAGCTCTGGCCGAGCGGCTTCCCCATTTCATGGTGCCCGAGAGGTTCGTGGCGCTCGAGGCCCTGCCGCTGACACCGAATGGAAAGATTGATCGCAAAGAGCTGCGCCTGGAGCGGCGGGTCCTTCACGCAGGCACCGAAGATCTGAGCCTGGCCGAGACACGCCTCATGGCGGTTTGGGCAGGCGTGCTGGGACGCGCGGCCATTGACGTAGAGCAGGGGTTTTTTGAAGCAGGCGGCAATTCCCTTGCCCTGATCTCTCTTCAGGCGGCTTTGGAAAAAGAGCTCGGCATCACGGTGCAAATCGCCGAACTATATGAAGTGCCGACGATCCGGCATCAGGCGCGAAAGTTCTTCCCGGATCCATCTCCATCACAAAGCCCGCCGGAACCAGAGGCTTCAGATCCAGAGCCAGCGCTGCCCGATCGGCACCTGCGTCAGGCGCATTTCATGGACCAGAGAAAGAAACGCCAAGCTCGGCGCTAG
- a CDS encoding type I polyketide synthase, protein MLNDNVAIVGMGCRYPGAQSVTEFWALLRAGRCMVSEVPEDRWDRSAIFDPERQIPKSGAFLDDIKQFDGGFFGMSPREIAQMDPQQRLALTVSWEALEDAGLSQTTLNDARVGVYFGVIWHDYELAHRTASQLHTPHSAVGQSNDVIATRISYAFGFQGPSLIVNTGCSSSLVALHLAQQALLAGEIDIAVVGGVNAMIAPEVMVALTRFGGLSMDGTSKAFAASADGFGRGEGAGVIVLERLSAARAAGRRVYTLIRETAVNNDGGGNQLTAPLPQGQINLLAEIYGRGSVAPGEVDYVEAHGTGTAAGDPVEAEALGAILGAGRTVPLRIGSVKTNIGHQEGGAGVAGVIKAALCTYHGRFVPSLHFTDPNPKIDFDGWALQVQTSDESWTKPRAARFCGVSSFGWGGTNAHVVLQGAPEEITSPPAAAAAASQQTMAGPPLLLGLSAHTAEALAQRRRHAADLIAQSADPRDVAFTYTQRRQRLNRRFCAIGATAAELAEMLRSADLGDEASSEALIAAAEEEGTGEHGPGARSAGDEARSVWVFPGHGSQWLRMGKPLYDREAVFRDSIDACAAALREFVDWDLIAFLTEETSSDWLARVDVVQPALWAMQVSLSKLWESYGVTPAVVVGHSMGEVAAASVAGALSLRDGARIIALRSLIAKQQSGKGGMLVVDLSYEDALDLIEPYQDQISVGVSSSPQSTVLSGDLEALREIEALLEVEETFCKWVRVDYASHSPQMDPLKAELRAALREVAPQPTRFAMLSTVTLDQVAGPDLTADYWVDNLREPVRFAQAIRQLVEAGHLTFIEMSPHPILLPALAQNFAALDVKATAIETLSRDQGTLTQFWRALCRAYCAGVPFDDGAVLFAGARQIEVTRYPWQFEDHWFPTKGGAANIPALGRHPVIGVPVEAGRAGLSRLIWESTLGLSRFPFLADHRVAGAIVCPGAFYIEALRAAVEQLGGEAVIALETIQFAQLLVLDEDQDYTVQVTFTGTAAEGGLLEFRSRPVEAEPTADWTVHCRAHFVPGQAPVAEHRAAAHRTAAVLPENPEAAARFYADVAATGLDYGEAFRAITAIEPVHGGVAARVEAGAALGAGLGLYGAHPVLLDGVLQTCLAHPALLALGLRQPVPIAIERCRLAGDWAGTLSIEVEGVTPLSSQGCRIDAVRVFGPDGSPIGEISGLELKEAFLSQDTGGSGLIDAEWGREWTELVPATGPMAPTPKSGRWLVLAQDADLLERIKAAAPEGVALHLVTLPETAELAELLRREDWAQVIFCPDASDDRADHAQGVSWQAITVMRAALAAPSEPRLWFLTSRSLTAPDYACANPWLAGLRGLTRTAAYEAPGLRVSLLDLAGLDPAALRRGMALIQADQPGEEFAIGPEKDWVNALAPESLAEIDAPASYLGLQNGGPYRLSLAQPGSTSGLHLSAAHERPLAEDKIRVRVSHAALNFIDLMKVMGIYPGLEPGALALGGECAGEVVAVGGALTQTGNTAGGNTAGGIAVGGIAVGQPVMVATSGAFSREVDASAFELVALPKDLSLEAASAQPLVYMTAWYGLHHLARLRPGERVLIHSGTGGLGLAAIAVARSLGAEVLATAGSEARRQHLREMGISCVADSRSLDFVAAVRAHTKGEGVDVVLNSLTGQALSAGMELLRFGGRFVEVGKKDIYRDAPLNLGAFRKSLSFFAVDLASLQKEQPALFLSLLREVAALLQDGQVPALPVTTFPVDRAAEAFDYLSKSQHIGKVVLEMTGATGLRTQALDGGQLRRNGIYLITGGLGALGLATARLFAERGAGHLILCGRSAPGPAARDEIAALEDMGCTVSILPVDVAQSAQLRAALLALGERVNESEILGKINGVVHAAGVLDDATLEQVSEAQLARVFRPKVMGAWALDSVLADAPLDFFLFYSSAAALFGSPGQSAYAAANAVLDALAECRRAQGKPATSINWGPFADIGLAAQDARRGKRLDAQGMRELSVTQGMDALIDILHAQPVTIGIVPFEPGRWCEAHPSVAGLQSFAALLRSETGGTARRQELLRQVVDAPVEDRARLLADGLRSLLARVLGQGEDRISDETPFRALGLDSLMSLELRNRLEKSLGLKLAPTLLFRHSTVAALSDFLLGSLATAGAWHEAGTAGEPPLSPVRSERRGDAQ, encoded by the coding sequence ATGCTGAATGATAATGTCGCGATTGTGGGCATGGGATGCCGGTATCCGGGTGCGCAATCGGTTACGGAATTCTGGGCGCTTCTGCGAGCGGGACGCTGCATGGTCAGCGAGGTGCCCGAGGACAGATGGGACAGGTCCGCGATCTTCGACCCCGAGCGGCAGATCCCGAAAAGCGGCGCGTTTCTTGACGATATCAAGCAGTTCGATGGCGGGTTCTTCGGGATGTCGCCACGCGAAATTGCCCAGATGGACCCGCAGCAGCGGCTGGCGCTAACGGTGTCCTGGGAGGCGCTCGAGGATGCCGGGTTAAGCCAAACTACGTTGAACGATGCCCGCGTCGGCGTCTATTTCGGCGTGATCTGGCATGATTACGAACTCGCTCATCGCACGGCCAGTCAGCTCCACACCCCCCATAGCGCCGTCGGTCAATCGAATGATGTGATCGCGACCCGGATCTCTTATGCCTTCGGGTTTCAGGGGCCGAGCCTGATCGTCAACACCGGCTGTTCCTCATCCCTGGTCGCTTTGCATCTGGCGCAGCAGGCCCTGCTGGCGGGCGAAATCGACATTGCGGTCGTCGGCGGCGTGAACGCGATGATCGCGCCCGAGGTCATGGTTGCGCTGACCCGGTTTGGCGGGCTGTCGATGGATGGCACCAGCAAGGCCTTCGCGGCAAGTGCCGATGGTTTCGGGCGCGGCGAGGGCGCGGGGGTGATCGTTCTCGAGCGGCTCAGCGCCGCCAGGGCTGCCGGTCGTCGTGTCTATACCTTGATCCGGGAAACGGCGGTGAACAATGATGGCGGCGGCAATCAGTTGACCGCACCTTTGCCGCAGGGCCAGATCAATCTGCTGGCCGAGATCTACGGACGCGGCTCGGTCGCGCCGGGTGAGGTGGATTATGTCGAGGCCCATGGCACCGGCACAGCCGCAGGCGATCCCGTGGAGGCCGAGGCGCTGGGCGCCATTCTCGGGGCGGGACGGACTGTGCCGCTGCGCATTGGCTCGGTCAAGACGAATATCGGCCATCAAGAGGGAGGCGCGGGCGTCGCAGGTGTCATCAAGGCGGCGCTTTGCACCTATCACGGGCGTTTCGTGCCCAGCCTGCATTTCACCGATCCCAATCCGAAGATCGACTTCGATGGTTGGGCGCTTCAGGTTCAGACAAGCGATGAAAGTTGGACAAAGCCGCGCGCCGCGCGCTTTTGCGGTGTCAGCTCGTTTGGCTGGGGGGGCACGAATGCCCATGTCGTGCTGCAAGGTGCGCCCGAAGAGATCACGTCGCCGCCTGCCGCAGCGGCGGCCGCAAGCCAGCAGACAATGGCGGGGCCTCCCCTCTTGTTGGGGCTGTCCGCGCATACTGCCGAGGCTTTGGCTCAGCGGCGGCGTCACGCGGCTGATCTGATCGCGCAATCCGCCGATCCGCGCGATGTCGCCTTCACCTATACCCAGCGCCGCCAACGCCTGAACCGGCGCTTTTGCGCCATCGGCGCGACGGCCGCAGAGCTGGCGGAGATGTTGCGCAGCGCCGATCTCGGAGACGAGGCCTCTTCGGAGGCTCTGATCGCTGCGGCCGAGGAGGAGGGCACAGGCGAGCACGGGCCCGGGGCGCGGAGCGCCGGGGACGAGGCCCGTTCGGTTTGGGTTTTTCCCGGGCATGGGTCGCAATGGCTGAGGATGGGCAAGCCGCTTTATGATCGCGAAGCGGTGTTTCGCGACAGCATCGACGCTTGTGCTGCGGCTCTGCGAGAATTCGTGGACTGGGACCTGATCGCCTTCCTGACCGAAGAGACCTCTTCTGATTGGCTGGCGCGTGTCGATGTCGTTCAGCCAGCGCTCTGGGCGATGCAGGTTTCCCTGTCAAAGCTTTGGGAAAGCTACGGCGTGACGCCAGCCGTCGTCGTTGGCCACAGCATGGGCGAGGTTGCCGCGGCAAGCGTGGCCGGGGCCTTGTCGCTGCGCGACGGCGCGCGAATCATCGCGCTGCGCAGCCTGATCGCGAAGCAGCAAAGCGGGAAGGGCGGCATGCTGGTTGTCGATCTGTCCTATGAGGATGCGCTTGATTTGATCGAGCCGTATCAGGACCAGATCTCGGTCGGTGTCAGCAGCAGCCCACAATCGACCGTTCTGTCGGGCGATCTTGAGGCGCTGCGCGAAATCGAGGCGCTGCTGGAGGTCGAAGAGACCTTTTGCAAATGGGTTCGCGTGGATTACGCCTCGCATAGCCCGCAAATGGACCCGCTGAAAGCCGAGCTGCGCGCGGCTCTGCGCGAGGTCGCGCCGCAGCCCACGCGGTTTGCGATGCTCTCGACCGTGACGCTGGATCAGGTCGCGGGGCCCGATCTCACCGCCGATTATTGGGTCGACAACCTGCGCGAGCCGGTGCGCTTTGCCCAAGCGATCCGGCAGCTTGTCGAAGCCGGCCATCTGACCTTCATCGAGATGAGCCCGCATCCGATCCTTCTGCCCGCGCTGGCCCAGAACTTTGCCGCGTTGGACGTGAAGGCTACGGCCATCGAAACGCTGTCGCGTGATCAGGGGACGCTCACGCAATTCTGGCGCGCGCTCTGCCGGGCCTATTGCGCCGGGGTGCCGTTTGACGATGGCGCGGTCCTGTTCGCGGGGGCGCGCCAGATCGAGGTCACGCGATACCCTTGGCAATTTGAGGACCATTGGTTCCCGACCAAAGGCGGGGCGGCGAATATCCCGGCCTTGGGCAGGCATCCGGTCATCGGCGTGCCGGTTGAGGCAGGGCGTGCTGGTCTGTCCCGCCTGATTTGGGAAAGCACTTTGGGCCTGTCGCGGTTTCCGTTCCTTGCCGATCACCGCGTGGCAGGCGCGATAGTCTGTCCCGGTGCCTTCTATATTGAAGCTCTGCGCGCGGCGGTCGAGCAACTCGGCGGTGAAGCGGTCATCGCGCTTGAGACGATCCAATTCGCACAGCTTTTGGTTCTTGATGAGGATCAGGACTATACGGTCCAGGTCACCTTTACCGGAACCGCAGCGGAGGGCGGGTTGCTCGAATTCCGCTCGCGCCCGGTCGAGGCCGAGCCGACGGCGGACTGGACCGTGCATTGTCGCGCGCATTTTGTGCCCGGTCAGGCGCCAGTTGCAGAGCATCGGGCCGCAGCGCATCGGACCGCGGCGGTTTTGCCGGAAAACCCCGAGGCGGCCGCGCGTTTTTATGCCGATGTCGCGGCCACAGGGCTGGATTATGGCGAGGCCTTCAGGGCGATCACCGCGATCGAGCCCGTCCATGGAGGGGTTGCGGCGCGGGTGGAGGCCGGCGCGGCGCTTGGTGCCGGGCTGGGCCTTTACGGTGCCCATCCGGTCCTGCTCGATGGTGTCCTTCAAACCTGCCTCGCCCATCCCGCGCTGCTTGCGCTCGGGCTACGGCAACCCGTGCCGATTGCCATTGAACGCTGCCGTCTGGCCGGGGATTGGGCTGGCACCCTTAGCATCGAGGTAGAGGGGGTGACCCCTTTGTCATCGCAGGGCTGCCGGATCGATGCGGTCCGCGTCTTCGGGCCGGACGGCAGCCCGATCGGAGAGATATCCGGTCTCGAGCTGAAAGAGGCCTTTCTTTCCCAAGACACAGGCGGCAGTGGGCTGATCGACGCCGAATGGGGTCGGGAATGGACCGAGCTGGTCCCTGCGACCGGACCAATGGCACCCACCCCGAAGTCAGGCCGCTGGTTGGTGCTCGCGCAAGACGCCGACCTGCTTGAGCGGATCAAGGCGGCCGCCCCCGAGGGGGTCGCGCTTCACCTCGTGACGCTGCCCGAGACCGCCGAACTCGCCGAGCTGCTGCGGCGCGAGGACTGGGCGCAGGTCATTTTTTGCCCGGATGCCTCGGATGATCGGGCCGATCATGCGCAGGGGGTGAGCTGGCAAGCGATCACCGTGATGCGGGCCGCGCTTGCCGCGCCCTCTGAGCCGCGGCTTTGGTTTCTGACCTCGCGCAGCCTGACCGCGCCGGATTATGCCTGCGCAAACCCTTGGCTGGCGGGGTTGCGCGGATTGACGCGGACCGCTGCTTATGAAGCGCCCGGGCTGCGGGTGAGCTTGCTCGATCTCGCCGGCCTCGACCCTGCCGCTCTTCGCAGGGGGATGGCGTTGATCCAGGCGGACCAGCCGGGCGAGGAATTCGCCATCGGGCCCGAAAAGGATTGGGTGAATGCGCTCGCGCCCGAAAGCCTCGCCGAGATCGACGCTCCGGCAAGCTATCTCGGCTTGCAAAACGGCGGCCCTTATCGGCTGAGCCTTGCGCAGCCGGGATCGACAAGCGGGCTGCATCTGAGCGCCGCGCATGAGCGTCCGCTCGCTGAGGACAAGATCCGCGTTCGGGTGAGCCATGCCGCGCTGAACTTCATCGATCTGATGAAGGTCATGGGGATCTATCCCGGACTTGAACCCGGTGCGCTGGCGCTTGGGGGTGAATGTGCTGGTGAGGTCGTGGCGGTTGGCGGGGCGCTGACGCAGACGGGAAACACAGCCGGGGGAAACACAGCCGGGGGGATCGCGGTCGGGGGGATCGCGGTCGGGCAGCCGGTGATGGTTGCGACCTCGGGGGCGTTCTCTCGCGAGGTCGATGCCAGCGCCTTCGAGCTTGTGGCGCTGCCCAAAGACCTGTCGCTTGAAGCCGCATCGGCCCAACCTCTGGTCTATATGACTGCCTGGTATGGGTTGCACCATCTGGCACGGCTGCGCCCGGGCGAGCGTGTGCTGATCCATTCGGGCACCGGCGGGCTGGGTCTCGCGGCGATCGCGGTCGCGCGGTCGCTCGGGGCAGAGGTGCTGGCGACGGCGGGCAGCGAGGCCCGGCGCCAGCATCTGCGCGAGATGGGCATCAGCTGCGTGGCCGATTCCCGCAGCCTCGACTTCGTCGCGGCGGTCCGGGCACATACCAAAGGCGAAGGCGTGGATGTGGTGCTCAATTCGCTGACCGGACAAGCCCTTTCCGCCGGTATGGAGCTTCTGCGCTTTGGGGGACGGTTCGTCGAGGTTGGGAAAAAGGACATCTATCGCGACGCGCCGCTCAATCTCGGCGCGTTCCGGAAAAGCCTCTCGTTCTTTGCGGTCGATCTCGCCTCGTTGCAAAAAGAGCAGCCAGCGCTTTTCTTGTCGCTGCTGCGCGAGGTCGCTGCGCTGCTCCAAGACGGTCAGGTCCCCGCTTTGCCGGTCACCACCTTTCCGGTCGATCGCGCCGCGGAGGCCTTCGATTATCTGTCGAAGTCGCAGCATATCGGCAAAGTCGTTCTCGAGATGACCGGTGCGACAGGTCTGAGAACTCAGGCGCTGGACGGCGGTCAATTGCGTCGGAATGGGATCTATCTGATTACCGGCGGGCTCGGAGCTTTGGGCCTTGCGACCGCCCGGCTTTTTGCCGAACGCGGCGCGGGACATCTCATCTTGTGCGGTCGCTCGGCACCCGGTCCGGCAGCGCGTGACGAGATTGCGGCACTTGAAGACATGGGGTGCACCGTCTCGATCCTGCCGGTCGATGTCGCACAGAGCGCGCAGTTGCGCGCCGCCCTGCTTGCGCTTGGCGAGCGCGTGAACGAATCCGAGATCCTTGGCAAGATCAATGGCGTTGTCCATGCGGCGGGGGTTTTGGACGATGCCACGCTCGAACAGGTGAGCGAGGCCCAGCTCGCCCGGGTCTTCCGGCCGAAGGTCATGGGGGCTTGGGCGCTCGACAGCGTTCTGGCGGATGCGCCGCTCGATTTCTTCCTGTTCTACTCCTCGGCCGCCGCGCTGTTCGGCTCTCCCGGTCAAAGCGCCTATGCCGCGGCGAATGCGGTTCTGGATGCTTTGGCCGAGTGCCGCCGCGCGCAGGGCAAACCCGCGACCTCGATCAATTGGGGGCCTTTCGCCGATATCGGTCTGGCGGCGCAGGATGCGCGGCGCGGCAAGCGACTGGATGCGCAAGGCATGCGCGAGCTCAGCGTGACGCAGGGCATGGATGCCCTGATCGACATTTTGCACGCGCAGCCAGTCACCATCGGCATCGTCCCCTTCGAGCCGGGGCGGTGGTGCGAGGCCCATCCTTCGGTCGCGGGGCTCCAAAGCTTCGCCGCACTTTTGCGCAGCGAAACCGGCGGCACGGCACGGCGCCAGGAGCTGCTGCGGCAGGTCGTCGACGCGCCTGTCGAGGACAGGGCGCGGCTCTTGGCGGACGGCCTTCGCAGCTTGCTGGCCCGCGTGCTCGGGCAAGGCGAGGACCGTATTTCGGATGAGACGCCTTTCCGCGCGCTCGGATTGGATTCCCTGATGAGCCTCGAATTGCGCAATCGCCTGGAAAAAAGCCTCGGGCTGAAGCTCGCGCCGACCCTGCTCTTTCGCCATTCGACCGTCGCGGCACTCAGCGACTTCCTCCTTGGCAGCCTCGCCACCGCCGGAGCCTGGCACGAGGCCGGGACGGCAGGCGAGCCGCCGCTTTCCCCCGTGAGATCAGAGAGACGCGGAGACGCCCAATGA